A genomic stretch from Parus major isolate Abel chromosome 28, Parus_major1.1, whole genome shotgun sequence includes:
- the TMPRSS9 gene encoding transmembrane protease serine 9 isoform X3 codes for MDQIKTGQGTQRRRLGACCWKVTAAAAVVGSATALCLGILLACHSTGEASFEHTVELKGITFNSSLQMENSDYYRVLTPALERLFLSSLQDSQLNWSCTGCTILGYSRNGNSGVIVHFRLLFTPQDSQPLSSTLEEEALRHGLAAALHKQAFPLAAYGTISSASLTDCGSRPAMQTTSRIVGGSEASRGEFPWQVSLRENNEHFCGAAILTEKWLVSAAHCFTEFQDPAMWAAYTGTTSLRGSDSSAVKMDISQIIPHPSYNADTADYDVAVLELKRPVTFTKYIQPVCLPDAGHHFPTSKKCLISGWGYLKEDFLVKPDFLQKATVELLDQNLCSSLYSHVLTDRMMCAGYLEGKVDSCQGDSGGPLVCQEPSGRFFLAGIVSWGIGCAEARRPGVYTRVTKLRDWILDAISAFPTSIAHTVPPVHFRTNSNMVSAEEVNTTTGETPTTSPAPAASRPVTAARPQECGGQPGFSTPSKIVGGTDASRGEIPWQVSLKEDSRHFCGATIIGDRWLLSAAHCFNETMPEEIEAYVGTTSLNGTDENAVKVSVKRVVPHPLFNPMILDFDVAVLELARPLVFNKYIQPVCLPLAVQKFPVGKKCLISGWGDLQEGNDTKPEILQKASVGIIEQNTCNFLYNFSLTDRMICAGFMEGMVDSCQGDSGGPLACEVTPGVFYLAGIVSWGFGCAQAMRPGVYSRITEFTDWILDTISQLPSDGTSTPSSSAIPRTSAMAIFIQPSTMAASPTSRTTLETKMNRTMNETSTALRATETAKPTQTPVVPCTSLTFKCSSKVCIGKENPECDGVVDCSNGFDERNCDCGLTTALAFSKIVGGSSAAQGEWPWQVSLWLRRKEHKCGAVLIADRWLLSAAHCFDITLAGMICPTGSTHSLSEKCPCSYSDPKMWVAFLGTPFLSGINGKMEKIFRIYKHPFYNVYSLDYDVALLELSTPVKFSSTIRPICLPDNSHIFHEGARCFITGWGSTKEGGLMSKHLQKAAVNMIGDQACKKFYPVQISSRMLCAGFPQGTVDSCSGDAGGPLACKEPSGKWFLAGITSWGYGCARPYFPGVYTKVTAVQGWIVQNLKL; via the exons ATGGACCAGATAAAGACAGGGCAAGGCACCCAGAGAAGGAGACTGGGGGCCTGCTGCTGGAAGGTAaccgctgctgctgctgtggtgggcAGTGCAACAGCCCTCTGCCTGGGGATCCTGCTCG CCTGCCATTCCACAGGAGAGGCCAGCTTTGAGCACACAGTGGAGCTGAAAGGAATCACATTCAACAGCAGCTTACAGATGGAGAACTCAGACTACTATAGGGTGCTGACACCTGCTCTTGAAAGACTG TTTCTATCCAGTCTCCAGGACTCCCAGCTGAACTGGAGTTGCACTGGTTGCACTATCCTGGGCTACAG TAGGAATGGAAATTCCGGTGTGATCGTCCATTTCCGCCTGCTCTTCACTCCCCAGGATTCCCAACCCCTGAGCTCTACCTTGGAGGAGGAAGCTCTGAGGCatgggctggcagctgccctgCACAAGCAGGCTTTCCCCCTGGCTGCCTATGGGACCATCTCCTCAGCTTCTCTCACAG ACTGTGGGAGTCGCCCTGCCATGCAGACTACCAGCAGGATAGTTGGAGGCTCAGAGGCGTCCAGAGGGGAGTTCCCGTGGCAAGTCAGCCTACGAGAGAACAATGAGCACTTCTGTGGGGCTGCAATCCTCACAGAGAAGTGGCTGGTGTCTGCTGCTCACTGCTTTACTGA GTTTCAGGACCCAGCCATGTGGGCAGCTTACACTGGGACCACATCCCTCAGAGGCTCTGACAGCAGTGCAGTGAAAATGGACATTTCACAGATCATCCCACACCCCTCTTACAATGCTGACACAGCTGACTATgatgtggctgtgctggagctgaagAGACCTGTGACTTTCACTAAGTACATCCAGCCCGTGTGCCTGCCAGATGCTGGCCATCACTTCCCCACCAGCAAGAAGTGCCTTATTTCTGGCTGGGGCTACCTCAAGGAGGATTTCT TGGTGAAACCTGACTTCCTGCAGAAAGCAACAGTGGAGCTTCTAGACCAGAACCTATGTTCCAGTCTCTACAGTCATGTCCTCACAGACAGAATGATGTGTGCTGGCTACCTGGAGGGGAAAGTTGACTCCTGCCAG GGTGACTCTGGTGGGCCCCTGGTTTGCCAAGAACCATCTGGCAGATTTTTCCTGGCGGGAATTGTGAGTTGGGGTATTGGATGTGCCGAAGCCAGGCGCCCTGGGGTTTACACACGTGTTACCAAACTCAGAGACTGGATCTTGGATGCTATTTCTGCCTTCCCTACCTCCATAGCCCATACTGTTCCTCCAGTACACTTCAGGACTAACAGTAACATGGTCAGTGCTGAAGAGGTCAACACCACCACTGGAGAAACTCCCACCACCtcaccagccccagctgccagcaggccAGTGACTGCAGCAAGACCACAAG AGTGTGGAGGACAACCTGGGTTCTCTACACCCAGCAAGATTGTGGGAGGAACAGATGCTTCCAGAGGAGAGATCCCTTGGCAAGTCAGCCTGAAAGAAGACTCAAGACATTTCTGTGGAGCCACCATCATTGGGGACCgctggctgctgtcagcagctcaCTGCTTCAATGA GACAATGCCAGAAGAGATCGAAGCCTATGTGGGAACAACATCCCTAAATGGAACAGATGAGAATGCAGTGAAAGTCAGTGTAAAAAGAGTGGTCCCACATCCCCTCTTCAACCCCATGATTCTGGACTTCGATGTGGCTGTACTTGAACTGGCAAGACCTCTTGTCTTCAACAAATACATACAGCCAGTGTGCCTCCCACTTGCTGTGCAGAAGTTTCCTGTTGGCAAGAAATGCCTCATTTCTGGATGGGGTGACCTGCAGGAAGGGAACG ACACCAAGCCCGAGATCCTGCAGAAAGCCTCTGTGGGCATCATAGAACAGAACACCTGCAACTTCCTCTACAACTTCTCCCTCACTGACCGAATGATCTGTGCTGGCTTCATGGAGGGGATGGTAGACTCATGTCAG GGAGATTCAGGTGGGCCCTTGGCCTGTGAGGTGACCCCGGGAGTGTTTTACCTTGCTGGCATCGTGAGCTGGGGATTTGGCTGTGCCCAGGCTATGAGACCTGGTGTGTACTCCAGAATTACCGAATTCACAGACTGGATCCTGGACACCATCTCCCAATTGCCCAGTGATGGCACAAGCACACCTTCCAGTTCAGCCATCCCTAGAACTTCTGCCATGGCCATTTTTATCCAGCCCAGCACAATGGCTGCAAGCCCAACCAGCAGAACCACCCTGGAGACAAAGATGAACAGAACCATGAATGAAACTTCCACAGCTCTGAGAGCAACTGAGACTGCGAAGCCTACCCAAACCCCAG TGGTGCCTTGTACCAGCCTCACTTTCAAGTGTTCCAGCAAGGTGTgtattggaaaagaaaatcctgaatGTGATGGTGTTGTGGACTGCAGCAATGGTTTCGATGAGCGCAACTGTG ACTGTGGCCTAACAACTGCTCTAGCCTTCAGCAAGATTGTGGGTGGTAGCAGTGCAGCCCAAGGAGAATGGCCCTGGCAAGTCAGTCTGTGGCTTCGGCGGAAGGAGCACAAGTGTGGGGCTGTTCTCATTGCTGACCGgtggctgctctctgcagctcactGCTTTGACAT CACCCTGGCTGGGATGATATGCCCCACAGGAAGCACACACTCCCTATCAGAGAAATGCCCCTGCAG TTACAGTGACCCCAAAATGTGGGTGGCCTTTCTAGGAACACCCTTCCTGAGTGGCATCAATggcaaaatggagaaaatattcCGTATCTACAAACACCCTTTTTACAACGTCTACAGCCTAGACTATGATGTGGCACTACTGGAACTGAGCACACCTGTCAAGTTCAGCAGCACCATCAGACCAATATGTCTCCCAGACAATTCTCACATCTTCCATGAAGGGGCCAGATGCTTCATCACAGGCTGGGGCTCCACAAAGGAAGGAG GTCTCATGTCAAAGCATCTGCAAAAAGCGGCAGTGAACATGATTGGAGACCAGGCTTGCAAAAAGTTTTACCCTGTCCAGatcagcagcaggatgctgtgTGCTGGTTTCCCACAGGGCACCGTCGACAGCTGTTCA ggtGATGCAGGTGGGCCCCTGGCATGTAAAGAACCTTCAGGGAAGTGGTTTCTAGCAGGAATCACAAGCTGGGGCTATGGCTGTGCCAGGCCATACTTTCCTGGCGTCTACACCAAAGTCACAGCTGTCCAGGGCTGGATTGTACAGAACCTGAAGCTCTGA
- the TMPRSS9 gene encoding transmembrane protease serine 9 isoform X4 yields MDQIKTGQGTQRRRLGACCWKVTAAAAVVGSATALCLGILLACHSTGEASFEHTVELKGITFNSSLQMENSDYYRVLTPALERLFLSSLQDSQLNWSCTGCTILGYSRNGNSGVIVHFRLLFTPQDSQPLSSTLEEEALRHGLAAALHKQAFPLAAYGTISSASLTGPNKVSSHRPGLKSDCGSRPAMQTTSRIVGGSEASRGEFPWQVSLRENNEHFCGAAILTEKWLVSAAHCFTEFQDPAMWAAYTGTTSLRGSDSSAVKMDISQIIPHPSYNADTADYDVAVLELKRPVTFTKYIQPVCLPDAGHHFPTSKKCLISGWGYLKEDFLVKPDFLQKATVELLDQNLCSSLYSHVLTDRMMCAGYLEGKVDSCQGDSGGPLVCQEPSGRFFLAGIVSWGIGCAEARRPGVYTRVTKLRDWILDAISAFPTSIAHTVPPVHFRTNSNMVSAEEVNTTTGETPTTSPAPAASRPVTAARPQECGGQPGFSTPSKIVGGTDASRGEIPWQVSLKEDSRHFCGATIIGDRWLLSAAHCFNETMPEEIEAYVGTTSLNGTDENAVKVSVKRVVPHPLFNPMILDFDVAVLELARPLVFNKYIQPVCLPLAVQKFPVGKKCLISGWGDLQEGNDTKPEILQKASVGIIEQNTCNFLYNFSLTDRMICAGFMEGMVDSCQGDSGGPLACEVTPGVFYLAGIVSWGFGCAQAMRPGVYSRITEFTDWILDTISQLPSDGTSTPSSSAIPRTSAMAIFIQPSTMAASPTSRTTLETKMNRTMNETSTALRATETAKPTQTPVVPCTSLTFKCSSKVCIGKENPECDGVVDCSNGFDERNCDCGLTTALAFSKIVGGSSAAQGEWPWQVSLWLRRKEHKCGAVLIADRWLLSAAHCFDIYSDPKMWVAFLGTPFLSGINGKMEKIFRIYKHPFYNVYSLDYDVALLELSTPVKFSSTIRPICLPDNSHIFHEGARCFITGWGSTKEGGLMSKHLQKAAVNMIGDQACKKFYPVQISSRMLCAGFPQGTVDSCSGDAGGPLACKEPSGKWFLAGITSWGYGCARPYFPGVYTKVTAVQGWIVQNLKL; encoded by the exons ATGGACCAGATAAAGACAGGGCAAGGCACCCAGAGAAGGAGACTGGGGGCCTGCTGCTGGAAGGTAaccgctgctgctgctgtggtgggcAGTGCAACAGCCCTCTGCCTGGGGATCCTGCTCG CCTGCCATTCCACAGGAGAGGCCAGCTTTGAGCACACAGTGGAGCTGAAAGGAATCACATTCAACAGCAGCTTACAGATGGAGAACTCAGACTACTATAGGGTGCTGACACCTGCTCTTGAAAGACTG TTTCTATCCAGTCTCCAGGACTCCCAGCTGAACTGGAGTTGCACTGGTTGCACTATCCTGGGCTACAG TAGGAATGGAAATTCCGGTGTGATCGTCCATTTCCGCCTGCTCTTCACTCCCCAGGATTCCCAACCCCTGAGCTCTACCTTGGAGGAGGAAGCTCTGAGGCatgggctggcagctgccctgCACAAGCAGGCTTTCCCCCTGGCTGCCTATGGGACCATCTCCTCAGCTTCTCTCACAG GTCCCAACAAGGTTTCTTCCCACAGACCTGGACTGAAATCAG ACTGTGGGAGTCGCCCTGCCATGCAGACTACCAGCAGGATAGTTGGAGGCTCAGAGGCGTCCAGAGGGGAGTTCCCGTGGCAAGTCAGCCTACGAGAGAACAATGAGCACTTCTGTGGGGCTGCAATCCTCACAGAGAAGTGGCTGGTGTCTGCTGCTCACTGCTTTACTGA GTTTCAGGACCCAGCCATGTGGGCAGCTTACACTGGGACCACATCCCTCAGAGGCTCTGACAGCAGTGCAGTGAAAATGGACATTTCACAGATCATCCCACACCCCTCTTACAATGCTGACACAGCTGACTATgatgtggctgtgctggagctgaagAGACCTGTGACTTTCACTAAGTACATCCAGCCCGTGTGCCTGCCAGATGCTGGCCATCACTTCCCCACCAGCAAGAAGTGCCTTATTTCTGGCTGGGGCTACCTCAAGGAGGATTTCT TGGTGAAACCTGACTTCCTGCAGAAAGCAACAGTGGAGCTTCTAGACCAGAACCTATGTTCCAGTCTCTACAGTCATGTCCTCACAGACAGAATGATGTGTGCTGGCTACCTGGAGGGGAAAGTTGACTCCTGCCAG GGTGACTCTGGTGGGCCCCTGGTTTGCCAAGAACCATCTGGCAGATTTTTCCTGGCGGGAATTGTGAGTTGGGGTATTGGATGTGCCGAAGCCAGGCGCCCTGGGGTTTACACACGTGTTACCAAACTCAGAGACTGGATCTTGGATGCTATTTCTGCCTTCCCTACCTCCATAGCCCATACTGTTCCTCCAGTACACTTCAGGACTAACAGTAACATGGTCAGTGCTGAAGAGGTCAACACCACCACTGGAGAAACTCCCACCACCtcaccagccccagctgccagcaggccAGTGACTGCAGCAAGACCACAAG AGTGTGGAGGACAACCTGGGTTCTCTACACCCAGCAAGATTGTGGGAGGAACAGATGCTTCCAGAGGAGAGATCCCTTGGCAAGTCAGCCTGAAAGAAGACTCAAGACATTTCTGTGGAGCCACCATCATTGGGGACCgctggctgctgtcagcagctcaCTGCTTCAATGA GACAATGCCAGAAGAGATCGAAGCCTATGTGGGAACAACATCCCTAAATGGAACAGATGAGAATGCAGTGAAAGTCAGTGTAAAAAGAGTGGTCCCACATCCCCTCTTCAACCCCATGATTCTGGACTTCGATGTGGCTGTACTTGAACTGGCAAGACCTCTTGTCTTCAACAAATACATACAGCCAGTGTGCCTCCCACTTGCTGTGCAGAAGTTTCCTGTTGGCAAGAAATGCCTCATTTCTGGATGGGGTGACCTGCAGGAAGGGAACG ACACCAAGCCCGAGATCCTGCAGAAAGCCTCTGTGGGCATCATAGAACAGAACACCTGCAACTTCCTCTACAACTTCTCCCTCACTGACCGAATGATCTGTGCTGGCTTCATGGAGGGGATGGTAGACTCATGTCAG GGAGATTCAGGTGGGCCCTTGGCCTGTGAGGTGACCCCGGGAGTGTTTTACCTTGCTGGCATCGTGAGCTGGGGATTTGGCTGTGCCCAGGCTATGAGACCTGGTGTGTACTCCAGAATTACCGAATTCACAGACTGGATCCTGGACACCATCTCCCAATTGCCCAGTGATGGCACAAGCACACCTTCCAGTTCAGCCATCCCTAGAACTTCTGCCATGGCCATTTTTATCCAGCCCAGCACAATGGCTGCAAGCCCAACCAGCAGAACCACCCTGGAGACAAAGATGAACAGAACCATGAATGAAACTTCCACAGCTCTGAGAGCAACTGAGACTGCGAAGCCTACCCAAACCCCAG TGGTGCCTTGTACCAGCCTCACTTTCAAGTGTTCCAGCAAGGTGTgtattggaaaagaaaatcctgaatGTGATGGTGTTGTGGACTGCAGCAATGGTTTCGATGAGCGCAACTGTG ACTGTGGCCTAACAACTGCTCTAGCCTTCAGCAAGATTGTGGGTGGTAGCAGTGCAGCCCAAGGAGAATGGCCCTGGCAAGTCAGTCTGTGGCTTCGGCGGAAGGAGCACAAGTGTGGGGCTGTTCTCATTGCTGACCGgtggctgctctctgcagctcactGCTTTGACAT TTACAGTGACCCCAAAATGTGGGTGGCCTTTCTAGGAACACCCTTCCTGAGTGGCATCAATggcaaaatggagaaaatattcCGTATCTACAAACACCCTTTTTACAACGTCTACAGCCTAGACTATGATGTGGCACTACTGGAACTGAGCACACCTGTCAAGTTCAGCAGCACCATCAGACCAATATGTCTCCCAGACAATTCTCACATCTTCCATGAAGGGGCCAGATGCTTCATCACAGGCTGGGGCTCCACAAAGGAAGGAG GTCTCATGTCAAAGCATCTGCAAAAAGCGGCAGTGAACATGATTGGAGACCAGGCTTGCAAAAAGTTTTACCCTGTCCAGatcagcagcaggatgctgtgTGCTGGTTTCCCACAGGGCACCGTCGACAGCTGTTCA ggtGATGCAGGTGGGCCCCTGGCATGTAAAGAACCTTCAGGGAAGTGGTTTCTAGCAGGAATCACAAGCTGGGGCTATGGCTGTGCCAGGCCATACTTTCCTGGCGTCTACACCAAAGTCACAGCTGTCCAGGGCTGGATTGTACAGAACCTGAAGCTCTGA